Proteins encoded together in one Polaribacter reichenbachii window:
- a CDS encoding glycosyl hydrolase — protein sequence MNKKLLIVSFVLILFSSKIYSQEPNLAKKADLPTTLLSNKIINTTSTVDTVYIPIDMYENMSIEIKAKVVSSEGRGLDVDLRKKDLTGFRTSLNTEKLQWSAPLSSSYLMNFSSTEEQTIRYAVEGNMVHIYQNGSYIDSKNLTTFNNIVDGVEETDPDFSEGITGSNIAENIFGNLTTETPLDAGWKNNGAGTVPWNTPNTNSGVRFTNTLNNRFTYNGQTYSENNHFMLMRWESGVTNGSSYYYPLTLEANKTYNLSSLYTYWGNGSSGTFKIGVSKETTGINIINQSEITISNGNAKELYDNNLTFSTTDAGTYYLLVENDGAGIWFLGDIKLYEFEAESRIIVGKNYLDGSANMQITSVTFDDTGSFAPVSSGNFPKNPVNINNENYSIGRFINAEVTVSGKSEIHITEIDPLRNSAINLTSDDSWLYLERIKPSKFLDDSNPWLDAVKINGQKFDINKDRIGIYASGCVIIPNGKLATQEALTIYTEENFGGNFKKLEVETYHNNLDTYDNNVKSFKLKKGFAVTFANNKDGTGFSKMFIASDEDLEIPVLPEGFIATATDKSSFISFIRVFKWHWNSKKGLANKLGGDANYQASPSIYYNWSAGGDTENVDVTYVPMRHNLGWDSFTKINSSTNVTHVLGYNEPARPDQADMSVESAINQWPEFFKSGLRIGSPAPAAIGSSWLSEFMKICDELNYRVDFVAFHAYQDQPTSWWSWNISTAAIGGRPVWITEWNNGANWTNGADAAKWPDISGLRFYPNGDPILDENGVQKTGSLPLTAANAERNKIKLEQILSYFETNDLVEHHFLYQWVNDARSLELGGQITPAGEMFGEFNSSKGFKKSKEYNHTWKIAPAWLEQSLSNDFSKSVISWYDHNGETGKNYTLERKINDETNFTPIATLVLGEDYEAGKTISFEDEFTYDIAKYRVRAVSYKDSQSIYSREITITRDQPAAAPNLTAKALSGTVIELDWNNAANASLYNIKRSNTVDGEFELIAENISEITFRDTNLDANTTYFYKVVGVNSFGEGNSSNTVSVTTLGISAPEQIDNIYISSGDGSNIITWNFVFDTYYTIYRATSPNDTFSEIESNFEGVKYVDNSNIVNGTTYYYKVVPKNTEGTGPESDVLVATPKKGQHAKFTFNENVGVVAYDEWGGYHGELKNNANWSIGSEGSAVSLSATDESYIQVGNNIMSNLNDFSISTWFKTPAVNNDFLRLFDFGGGTGNFMLLIPKANDTQSRFIIDPINGTRYNVYMTCDFPVDEWVHVALTLEGSTLKYYINGELVFTDTNCTLTPADVGDTNQNYLGKSQYSNDLYTDYSYDSFEIYNYALVDSDVIKLSKRETLLIENIKDFNNLNVRVYPNPIERGQRINIDLSSKYNVDMKGTINVYNLLGALVSSNKIQKNVMTIKAPSKSNIYIVEIRTATITKQLKIIVK from the coding sequence TTTCATCGAAAATCTATTCTCAAGAGCCTAATTTGGCTAAAAAAGCAGATTTACCAACAACACTTTTATCTAATAAAATTATAAATACTACAAGTACAGTCGATACAGTCTATATACCCATAGATATGTATGAAAATATGTCTATAGAAATTAAAGCCAAAGTGGTTTCTTCTGAAGGTAGAGGACTAGATGTAGATTTAAGAAAAAAAGATTTAACTGGGTTTAGAACATCGCTTAACACAGAAAAACTACAATGGTCTGCCCCTCTATCTAGCAGTTATTTGATGAATTTTTCATCTACAGAAGAACAAACAATTCGTTATGCAGTAGAAGGTAATATGGTTCATATATACCAAAACGGAAGTTATATAGATTCTAAAAATCTCACAACTTTTAATAATATTGTTGATGGAGTAGAAGAAACAGATCCAGATTTTTCTGAAGGAATTACAGGATCAAATATAGCAGAAAACATTTTTGGAAATCTAACAACTGAAACGCCATTAGATGCTGGTTGGAAAAATAACGGTGCAGGCACAGTACCATGGAACACACCAAATACAAATTCTGGTGTAAGATTTACCAATACTTTAAATAATAGATTTACCTATAATGGACAAACATATTCAGAAAACAATCATTTTATGTTAATGCGTTGGGAAAGTGGTGTTACCAACGGTTCTTCTTATTATTATCCATTAACTTTAGAAGCGAATAAAACCTATAATTTAAGTTCATTATATACCTATTGGGGAAATGGTTCTTCTGGTACATTTAAAATTGGTGTAAGTAAAGAAACCACAGGTATCAATATTATTAACCAATCTGAAATTACTATTTCTAACGGAAATGCTAAAGAATTATATGATAATAATTTAACTTTTTCTACTACAGATGCTGGAACTTATTATCTATTAGTTGAAAATGATGGTGCTGGAATCTGGTTTCTAGGAGATATTAAACTTTATGAATTTGAAGCTGAATCTAGAATTATTGTAGGTAAAAATTACTTAGATGGTTCTGCTAATATGCAAATAACTTCTGTAACTTTCGATGATACTGGTTCTTTTGCACCTGTTTCTTCAGGAAACTTTCCTAAAAACCCTGTAAACATTAATAATGAAAATTACTCTATTGGCAGATTTATTAACGCTGAAGTTACTGTTTCTGGTAAATCTGAAATACATATTACAGAAATAGATCCTTTAAGAAATAGTGCTATTAATTTAACTTCTGATGACTCCTGGTTGTATCTAGAAAGAATAAAACCATCTAAATTTTTAGATGACTCAAACCCTTGGTTAGATGCAGTAAAGATTAATGGACAAAAATTTGATATTAATAAAGATAGAATAGGTATTTATGCTTCTGGATGTGTTATTATTCCTAACGGTAAATTAGCAACGCAAGAAGCTTTAACTATATATACAGAAGAGAATTTTGGTGGAAATTTTAAGAAACTTGAAGTTGAAACGTATCATAATAACTTAGATACATATGATAATAATGTAAAATCTTTTAAGCTTAAAAAAGGTTTTGCTGTAACTTTTGCTAATAATAAAGATGGAACTGGATTTAGTAAAATGTTTATTGCAAGTGATGAAGATTTAGAAATACCTGTATTACCAGAAGGTTTTATTGCTACAGCAACAGATAAAAGTAGTTTTATATCTTTTATTAGGGTTTTTAAATGGCATTGGAACTCAAAGAAAGGATTAGCTAATAAATTAGGAGGTGATGCTAATTATCAAGCAAGTCCATCAATATACTACAATTGGTCTGCAGGAGGAGATACAGAAAATGTAGATGTTACTTATGTTCCTATGAGACATAACCTCGGCTGGGATTCTTTTACAAAAATTAACTCTAGTACCAATGTAACGCATGTATTGGGTTATAATGAACCTGCAAGACCAGACCAAGCAGATATGAGTGTGGAATCTGCAATTAATCAATGGCCAGAGTTTTTTAAATCTGGTTTAAGAATAGGTTCTCCTGCACCTGCAGCAATTGGTAGCTCTTGGTTATCAGAGTTTATGAAAATTTGTGATGAGCTAAATTATCGTGTAGATTTTGTTGCTTTTCATGCTTATCAAGATCAGCCTACAAGTTGGTGGAGTTGGAATATTTCTACTGCTGCGATAGGAGGAAGACCTGTATGGATTACAGAATGGAATAATGGTGCAAACTGGACCAATGGTGCAGATGCTGCTAAATGGCCAGATATAAGCGGCCTAAGATTTTATCCGAATGGAGATCCTATTTTAGATGAAAATGGTGTACAAAAAACAGGTTCATTGCCACTTACAGCAGCCAATGCAGAAAGAAATAAGATTAAGTTAGAACAAATATTAAGTTATTTTGAAACTAATGATTTAGTAGAACATCATTTTTTATATCAATGGGTTAATGATGCTAGATCATTAGAATTAGGTGGGCAAATTACACCTGCAGGAGAAATGTTTGGTGAATTTAATTCTAGTAAAGGATTTAAAAAATCTAAAGAATATAATCACACTTGGAAAATTGCACCAGCATGGTTAGAACAAAGTTTATCGAACGATTTTAGTAAAAGTGTAATTTCTTGGTATGATCATAATGGAGAAACTGGTAAAAATTATACTTTAGAAAGAAAAATAAACGATGAAACTAATTTTACACCAATTGCAACATTGGTTTTAGGTGAAGATTATGAAGCAGGAAAAACAATAAGTTTTGAAGATGAATTTACCTATGACATTGCAAAATATAGAGTTAGAGCAGTAAGTTATAAAGATAGTCAATCTATATATTCAAGAGAAATAACTATTACTAGAGATCAACCTGCAGCAGCACCTAATTTAACTGCTAAAGCACTTTCTGGAACTGTAATAGAACTTGATTGGAATAACGCTGCAAATGCAAGTTTGTATAATATTAAAAGGTCTAACACAGTAGATGGAGAGTTTGAATTGATAGCAGAGAACATTAGTGAAATTACCTTTAGAGATACAAATTTAGATGCTAATACAACATATTTTTATAAAGTTGTAGGTGTTAATAGTTTTGGAGAAGGAAATTCGTCTAATACAGTGTCTGTTACAACTCTTGGTATTAGTGCTCCTGAGCAAATAGATAATATTTATATTTCTTCTGGTGATGGCTCAAACATAATTACTTGGAATTTTGTATTTGATACATATTATACAATTTATAGAGCTACAAGTCCTAACGATACTTTTTCAGAAATTGAAAGTAACTTTGAGGGTGTAAAGTATGTAGATAATTCTAATATAGTAAATGGAACTACTTACTATTATAAAGTTGTACCAAAAAATACTGAAGGTACAGGTCCTGAATCTGACGTGTTAGTTGCTACACCAAAAAAAGGACAGCATGCCAAATTTACCTTTAATGAAAATGTAGGAGTTGTAGCTTATGATGAGTGGGGAGGATATCATGGAGAATTAAAAAATAATGCAAATTGGTCTATAGGATCAGAAGGAAGTGCAGTTTCATTATCTGCTACAGACGAGTCATATATACAAGTTGGAAACAATATCATGTCTAACCTAAATGATTTTTCTATTTCAACATGGTTCAAAACGCCTGCAGTTAATAACGATTTTTTACGTTTATTTGATTTTGGTGGTGGAACAGGCAATTTTATGTTATTAATACCAAAAGCTAATGACACCCAATCTAGATTTATAATAGACCCTATAAACGGAACACGTTATAATGTATATATGACATGTGATTTCCCTGTAGATGAATGGGTGCACGTTGCTTTAACTTTAGAAGGTAGTACTTTAAAATATTATATTAATGGAGAATTAGTTTTTACAGATACTAATTGTACACTTACACCTGCAGATGTTGGTGATACTAATCAAAATTACTTAGGTAAATCTCAATATTCTAATGATTTATATACAGATTATAGTTATGATAGTTTTGAAATTTATAATTACGCATTAGTAGATAGTGATGTAATAAAACTTTCTAAAAGAGAAACGTTGCTTATAGAAAATATTAAAGATTTTAATAATTTAAATGTTAGAGTATATCCTAACCCAATAGAAAGAGGACAAAGAATTAACATTGATCTTAGTTCTAAATATAATGTTGATATGAAAGGTACAATAAACGTTTATAATCTATTAGGAGCTCTAGTAAGTAGTAATAAGATTCAAAAAAATGTTATGACTATTAAAGCACCATCTAAAAGTAATATTTATATTGTTGAAATAAGAACAGCAACTATAACAAAGCAATTAAAGATTATTGTTAAATAA